TCGTGCCAGCGGGCATCCGGGTCCAGCCGGAAGCTGACGGAGGAATAGTCGGCCGGATAGCGCATCGCCTCGGCGATCAGCCCATGGCTGACGCCTGGCTCGTCCAGCGCCTGGTCCATCAGCGTATCGTAGGCAAGGCCGCCGCCGAAGGCCGCGAAGCCGGCCGCCGCCGTACCCCGCAGCACGAACGGGTTGAAGCTGTCGAAGCTTCCCGAGCCGGCAAGATTCAGGGTGCCGCCCTTGGGCGCGTCCGGGTTGACGTAATCGTAGCGGGTGAAGTCGTCGCCGTATTTGGACGGCTCGATGATGCTGGACCATTCGCGCCACGCGTCGGCGGCGGGCTCCTGCGCCCGGACAGGCGCGGCGAGGGAGAAGGCGGCGACCACCAAAGCGAGGGTCGGGGCAACGGCGCGTCCGGTCAAATCTGTCTCCGCATCTCGTTTACAGGCTCACGCCCAAGCTGCTGCCAGCTTTGTGGCGCGGTTTGGACAGACCCTCATCATGACGAAAGTTTAATCGCCGGTGCCGGAGGCGCAAGAATAGGCCCAATAAAAAAGGCCGGCGGTTGGCCGGCCTTTCGCGAATCGTGCCCTTGCCGGCGCTTACTGCGAGCCGGTGCCGGCGGGGGCACCCTGGGTCGGCGCGGGAGACGCATCCTGCTCGCCCGTGGAAGGGTCGGTCGTGCCCGGAGCCTGCTGCGGGGTGCCGTCCGGCGTGGTCGTGGTGGTGGGTTCCGTCACATCCGGCGCCGCTTCGCCTTCGGCCGGAGCGGCAGCATCGCCACCTTCGGCCGGCGCGGCAGCATCGCCACCTTCGGCCGGCGCTGCAGCATCGCCACCTTCGGCCGGCGCGGCAGCATCGCCACCTTCGGCCGGCGCGGCAGCGTCGCCACCTTCGGCCGGCGCGGCAGCATCGCCACCTTCGGCCGGAGCGGCAGCGTTGCCACCTTCGGCGGGCGCAGCGGCATCGCCACCCTCGGCCGGTGCAGAAGCATCGCCACCTTCGGCCGGTGCGGCTTCCGCTTCAGGCAATGGGGCGGGGTTGTCCGACAGCGTCCGCAGATAGGCAATCAGATCGGCGCGGTCGCCATCATTGTTGATGCCCGCGAAGCTCATCGCCGTGCCGCTGACATACTGGCGCGGATTATGCAGGAAGCCGTTCAGGTGCTCGTAGTCCCAATGGACGGAATGATCCTCGCTGAAGGCGGTCATGGCGGCCGAGTAGGAGAAGCCTTCATGCACCGCGATCGGCCGGTTGACGATGTCCCACAGGTCGGGGCCGACGAGGTTCGGGCCGCCCTTCTCGCCGCTGTGGCAGGCCTGGCAGCGCTTGAAGACGGCGGCGCCGGCCTCTGCATCGGCATCCTGCATCAGGACGGCGATGGGCACCGCAGCGGGTGCTTCGGCGGCGGCGCCGGTATCTTCCGGCACCTCGATCGCAAAGCCCGGACGCTCCGGCGCCTCTGAGTGGAAGATGACTTCGGCAAGAAGGCTGCCGCCAAACAGAACGAACACAGTACCGAGCACGGCACCGAAGATCTTGTTGGCCTCAAAAGAATTCATGGACAGGGCGGCTCCCTCATCAGCCGGCGGCGGCACCGACGAACGGTTCTAAAATTCGCGCGGAAGCTATGTCTTTTGCCCTTTCAAGGCAACACCTGTAGACCGCTCCCTGGGCTTGCGAATCGCCGGTCTCAGCGCGTTTGCGCGAAACCGCCGGGCCGCAAGCTTGGAAGTCTTCTTACATTGCCCGCCGCGCCGATCAAGCAATTGCTGCGGCGATGCGGATGCAAAAACAACCGGATTGTCGTCGTCCACAGGGTCTTGAAGCGATGCGCCCAGTCATTCTGATACCTGCCCGTCTTGCCTCGACGCGCCTACCGGGCAAACCGCTTGCCGATATCGCGGGCAAGCCGATGATCGTCCGGGTGGCCGAGCGTGCCGCCGCGGCCAATGTCGGCCCCGTGGTGATCGCGACCGATTCCGACGATATCGCGCTTGCCGTGAAGGCGGCCGGATTTCAGGCGGTGATGACAGGGGCCGCGCATCAATCGGGCTCGGACCGCATCTTCGAGGCGCTGACCCTGTTCGATCCGGAAGGCGGTTTCGATACGATCGTGAACCTCCAGGGCGACCTGCCCACGATCGAGCCGGAAACGATTCGCGCCGTCCTGTCGCCGCTGCTGGAGCCGGCCTGCGATATCGCCACGGTGGCGGTGCCTTTCGAGGGGGGCGCGGACGCGCAGGACCCGAGCGTCGTCAAGCTTGTCGGCAGCGCCGTCGCACAGGACAGGTTGCGCGCCCTCTACTTTACCCGGGCGACCGCCCCGACGGGGCAGGGGCCGTTGTTCCACCATGTCGGCATCTACGCCTATCGCCGCGCCGCGCTCGAGCGTTTCGTGGCCCTGGGCCCGTCTGCCCTGGAGCGGCGCGAGAGCCTGGAGCAGTTGCGCGCGCTCGAGGCGGGCCTGAGAATCGACGCCGCGCTCGTCGACGCCGTGCCCCTTGGGGTGGATACGGCGGCGCAACTGGAGGATGCGCGCGCCTTCTACCTGCCAGGCACCAAGACCAACCGGATCTCCTTCCAGGGGGAGCCGGGCGCCAATTCCGACACGGCATGCCGCAACATGTACCCCGGCATGGAGCCCTTGCCCTGCGACACCTTCGAGGAAGCGTTCGCCGCGGTTACGCGGGGCGAGGCCGACCTTGCGATGATCCCCATCGAGAACACCATTGCCGGGCGTGTCGCCGATATCCATCATCTGCTGCCGGTCTCGGGCCTGCGGATCGTAGGCGAGTACTTCCTGCCCATCCGCTTCCAGCTTATGGCCAAGCCGGGGACGCGGGTGGAGGATATCCGCGAGGTGTACAGCCACATCCACGCGCTGGGGCAATGCCGCGGCATCCTGCGGCGCAACGGCTGGCGCGGCATCGTCGCCGCCGATACCGCGGGCGCGGCCCGCATGGTGTCGCAGATGAAGGAAACGCATGTCGCGGCGCTGGCGCCGAAGCTTGCGGCCGAACTCTACGGCCTTCAGATCCTGGCCGAGAACGTCGAGGACGCCGAGCACAACACGACGCGATTTGTGGTTTTGTCACGCAAGGGCCACAGCGAACGTGCGCTGTGGGCGCCACGGCGCGACCGGATCGTGACCACCTTCCTGTTCGAGGTGCGTAACCTGCCCGCCGCCCTCTACAAGGCGCTCGGCGGCTTTGCGACCAATGGCGTCAACATGACCAAGCTGGAGAGCTACCAGATCGGCGGGGCCTTCACGGCCACGCAGTTCTATGCCGACATCGAGGGGCATCCGGACGAGCGGGGCGTCGCCCATGCGCTCGAGGAGCTTGCCTTCTTTACCAAGCGGCTGACGATCCTGGGTGTCTATCCCGCCTCGGACGACAGGCCGGCAACCCCGCCGACCGCGCCGGGAGAGTGATCAGCCGGGCACGCTGCCCTCGGCAAAGGCCCGGATGAGAATACTGGCGATGGCAAAAGGCTTCGGGGCGCCGAGGCCGCCGGGGTGCGTGCCGGCCAGCATGGCGCGGACTTCGGTCCGGTCGAACCAGCGGCAATCCTCCAGTTCGTCGGCATCGTAGCGCACCGCATCCCCAAGGGCGCGGCCGAAGCAGCCGATCATCAGCGAGCCGGGAAACGGCCATGGCTGCGAGGCATGATAGGCCACCGCGCCGACGTTCAGCCCGGACTCTTCCAGCACTTCGCGCCGGACGGCGTCTTCCAGCGTCTCGCCCGGTTCCACGAAGCCGGCGAGGGCAGAGTACATGCCGGGCGCGAACTGCTTCTGACGGCCGAGCAGGCAGCGGTCCGCGCCATCGTGGACCAGCATGATGACGACGGGGTCGGTGCGCGGAAAGAACATCTCGCCGCACGCCGTGCAGCGGCGGCGCAGGCCTCCGGCCTCCGACAGGGTCTTGCCGCCGCAGACCCCGCAATGCCGCGTCCGCCTGTTCCAGTAGAGAAGATGCTGCGCCTGCCCGAGCGTGCCCTCTTCATCGCTTTTGAGGACGCCCGCCATGGCTAGCCCGCGCAGGTCCATGGCGCGGACGCCGGACGCGCCCTCGGGCGGGGTCGGGGCCGTGGCCGCTACGACGGGGACGCCGTCATCCGGGTGGTGGCCAAGCAGCACCGCTTCCGTCATGTCGGCGCCCAGCGCCTGCGCCCCCGCGAGGTCGAAGAAGGCGTCCGGCGCATCGTCCGGACCGGTCACCAGGAAAGATCGCTCCGCCAGCAGGCAGATGCGCAGGCGCGGGTCTGCAAGGGCGTCCGGCATGCTGGCAGGGCCGCGCTTTTCGCTGTCGCGGAACAGCCGGTTGCCCGTAAAGCCAAGGGGACGCGTCACCAGGCAAGCTCCGCCGCCGCCAGCCGTGCGATCATGGCATCGGCCTGTTCCGGCTCGTAAGGCTCGCGCCCGGGATGGCCGAAGGGCGCGCCCGGCCAGGCCGGATCGCGGCCATTGCGGGCGATGACGTGCATGTGGAACTGCTCGACGATATTGCCGAGGCTGCCGAAATTGATCTTCTGCGGGGCGAACTCCCGCGCCAGCATCCGGGCCGTCGCATTGGTTTCCGCCATGAGAGTCGCGCGGTCCTCATCGGAAAGATCGAATATCTCGACGATCCCGGGCCGTTCCGGAACCAGCAGCAGCCAGGGCCAGCGCCGGTCGTTGAGCAGCAGCATCCGGCAAAGGGCGAGGCGGCGCACGAAGAAGGCATCGGCATCGAGCCGGCGGTCGAGAAGGAAGGTCGGATGGGTCAAACGTGATCCTCGGATTTCTGTCCAACGCTGTCTTTGCAGTTGCATTTACACCAAGAGCGGACGATATACACGGCGGGAGGTTGGTGGTGGACGAGCCACTCGCCAACCGGGTCAGGTCCGGAAGGAAGCAGCCCCAACGAGTTCCGGCACGGGTCACCGTGCCAGCCTCCCACCTTCGGCATTGCATCCGCGTACTGGCGCGGTATCACTGCTCTTGAACGGACCGGTTTTCGTTCCGGCAGGAATCGCCACCCGGAGAATCGCTCTTTTGGCCAGTGCTGAAGATATGGCGGATCGTGGCGGCCAGCGGGCCTACCGCGTTCTGGCACGCAAATACCGCCCCCAGAGTTTCGACGACCTCATCGGCCAGGAGCCGATGGTGCGGACGCTGACCAACGCTTTCGAGGCGGGGCGGATCGCACAGGCCTGGATGCTGACGGGCGTGCGCGGCGTCGGCAAGACGACGACGGCGCGCATCCTGGCGCGGGCGTTGAACTATGAGACGGAAACGGTGCACCGGCCGTCCATCCGCATGGACCAGCCCGGCGTGCACGATCAGGCCATCATGGAAGGCCGGCATGTCGATGTGGTCGAGATGGACGCCGCCTCCCACACCGGCATCGACGACATCCGCGAGATCATCGAGCAGGTGCGCTACCGACCCGTTTCTGCCCGCTACAAGGTCTACATCATCGACGAGGTCCACATGCTGTCCACGCAGGCTTTCAACGGCCTGCTGAAGACGCTCGAGGAACCGCCGGAACACGTCAAGTTCGTCTTCGCCACCACCGAGATCCGCAAGGTTCCCATTACCGTTCTGTCGCGGTGCCAGCGTTTCGACCTGCGGCGCGTCGAGGCCGCCCGCATGATGGAGCATCTTGGCAAGGTGCTCGGCGCGGAAGGTGTCGCCGTCGACGAGGAGGCGCTGCGGCTGATCGCCCGGGCTTCCGAGGGCTCGGTGCGCGATGCGCTGTCGCTTGCCGACCAGGCAATCGCGCATGGGGCCGGGCATGTCGGCGCCGATGCCGTGCGCGACATGCTGGGCCTTGCCGACCGCGCCCGCGTGATCGACCTGTTCGAGATGCTGATGGTGGGCGATGCCAGCGCCGCCATAACGGAGCTGCGGGCGCAGTACGCCGCCG
This genomic window from Aureimonas sp. OT7 contains:
- a CDS encoding prephenate dehydratase translates to MPGTKTNRISFQGEPGANSDTACRNMYPGMEPLPCDTFEEAFAAVTRGEADLAMIPIENTIAGRVADIHHLLPVSGLRIVGEYFLPIRFQLMAKPGTRVEDIREVYSHIHALGQCRGILRRNGWRGIVAADTAGAARMVSQMKETHVAALAPKLAAELYGLQILAENVEDAEHNTTRFVVLSRKGHSERALWAPRRDRIVTTFLFEVRNLPAALYKALGGFATNGVNMTKLESYQIGGAFTATQFYADIEGHPDERGVAHALEELAFFTKRLTILGVYPASDDRPATPPTAPGE
- the nudC gene encoding NAD(+) diphosphatase translates to MTRPLGFTGNRLFRDSEKRGPASMPDALADPRLRICLLAERSFLVTGPDDAPDAFFDLAGAQALGADMTEAVLLGHHPDDGVPVVAATAPTPPEGASGVRAMDLRGLAMAGVLKSDEEGTLGQAQHLLYWNRRTRHCGVCGGKTLSEAGGLRRRCTACGEMFFPRTDPVVIMLVHDGADRCLLGRQKQFAPGMYSALAGFVEPGETLEDAVRREVLEESGLNVGAVAYHASQPWPFPGSLMIGCFGRALGDAVRYDADELEDCRWFDRTEVRAMLAGTHPGGLGAPKPFAIASILIRAFAEGSVPG
- a CDS encoding HIT family protein: MTHPTFLLDRRLDADAFFVRRLALCRMLLLNDRRWPWLLLVPERPGIVEIFDLSDEDRATLMAETNATARMLAREFAPQKINFGSLGNIVEQFHMHVIARNGRDPAWPGAPFGHPGREPYEPEQADAMIARLAAAELAW